The DNA sequence GGGTGACTGTTCCGAAGGAGAACAGCCAGTTGAGGTGGCGGGGCACGGGCTTGGTCAGCTGGCGGTGGCAGAAGTCGATGATGACCGATATTTCCGCACGATCATCGAGCCAGTTGTACACCCCGTTGAACAGGCGTCTGATCATGGTGGCTGGTTGCGTGCTCCGCGTGAAATGGACCGTCTGGTCACCGGCAGTTACACGCCGACGATGATCTTGTCGTCGGTGACGGATAGTTCGACCGCGGTCAGGGGGCCGGGAATCGGCCCGCCCTGGACGCTGCCGTCCGTGCCGAATATGCCGCCGTGACAGGGACAGATCAGGCTCTGTGTTCCTCTCTCCCACTTGACGACGCAACCCAGGTGGGGACACACGGCGTTATAGGCGATGTAACCGTCGGAGGTATTGACCACGATGGTCGGCCGGCCCCGGTAGATCACCGTCCTGGAAGTGCCGGGAGGCAGGGACGCGCGGTCGATTTCAACCCGGTTGGCGCCTTCGGCTTCGGGGGGCGGTTCGATGTAACGGATGAGCGGATAGACGGCCATCAGGGAACCGATACCGCCCAGCGCGCCGAGGCATCTCTGCAGGAATCGGCGGCGGCGGACCGGGTCGGGACGTGTCTTGCCGGGGGTTTTGCCTGACTTCCTGCCGGGTTCCGCAGGCCCAGGCGGCTTCTGTGACGAGGACATGTATATTACTCGTGATGACTTGGCTTCTGGTCATGCGTAGATTAAGGACAGCCGGTCCGGTTGTCAACCTCTTTCGGGGGGTTCCGGCGGACGGCCGTCCGCCCCGAATCGGCTTGACACACCGGGATAAAAGGGCGTACTTATTCAGGTACCATGACCGCTTCATTCTACAGAACGGTCCTGCCGCTCCTAGCCGCGGCAACCCTGGCGCATGTCCCCGGATGCGCAGCTTCTTCGCTCTCCGTCCGTTTCGATGTCTACCGTTCGTCCCTGCTCGGTCTCCCCGGCGAAGAAGAAACGATCGCCCTGCTGGGTTTCAACGGCACCGACCTGGCCCTCAACAACCTG is a window from the Gemmatimonadota bacterium genome containing:
- a CDS encoding ubiquinol-cytochrome c reductase iron-sulfur subunit; this translates as MSSSQKPPGPAEPGRKSGKTPGKTRPDPVRRRRFLQRCLGALGGIGSLMAVYPLIRYIEPPPEAEGANRVEIDRASLPPGTSRTVIYRGRPTIVVNTSDGYIAYNAVCPHLGCVVKWERGTQSLICPCHGGIFGTDGSVQGGPIPGPLTAVELSVTDDKIIVGV